The uncultured Methanomethylovorans sp. genome contains a region encoding:
- a CDS encoding M18 family aminopeptidase: MDYISDFFGFIKKATTSVQTVDAIRERLDAEGFLELEMNELWTLNASGKYYLTPYPSMLVGFTIGSGQFQTKGVKMIAAHTDNPGFRIKPNPEVNSEGMLTLNVERYGGPILNTWFDRPLSIAGRIAVKSDEVLKPKVIHLDFQRPILIIPNLAIHMNREVNKGVEIKVQKEMQPLLTQLIEDEIKDHYLLDLVAKEAGVDREDILDMDLNVYCSEEGMLVGSKEEFISCPRIDDLSMVYAAMEAIVGSKHKDGINMVAFMDNEEIGSMTRQGADSMMLSSILERIHMSTERREQQSISRAMNFFVISADCAHGLHPNYGEKSDITNKPVMNKGMAIKISCNRSYASEVETIAAFQQLCDKANVKYQKFVNHSDQPGGTTLGPLLSKYVPVHVVDVGVPMLAMHSTRELMGKQDFLDSIKIFNIFFQLEE; this comes from the coding sequence TGATTTTTTTGGATTCATAAAAAAAGCAACAACATCAGTTCAGACGGTGGATGCCATAAGAGAACGTCTGGACGCTGAAGGTTTTCTGGAATTGGAAATGAATGAGCTATGGACATTGAATGCATCAGGGAAATACTATCTGACTCCCTATCCTTCCATGTTGGTGGGCTTTACTATCGGAAGTGGTCAATTTCAAACAAAAGGTGTGAAAATGATCGCTGCTCATACAGATAATCCCGGATTTAGGATCAAACCCAATCCCGAGGTAAACAGTGAAGGAATGTTGACACTGAACGTGGAACGCTACGGAGGGCCAATTCTTAATACCTGGTTCGATCGTCCTTTATCCATTGCCGGAAGAATAGCAGTGAAGTCCGATGAGGTTCTGAAGCCGAAAGTAATTCATCTGGATTTTCAAAGACCTATACTTATCATCCCGAATTTGGCCATCCATATGAACCGTGAGGTCAATAAAGGTGTGGAGATCAAGGTCCAAAAAGAAATGCAACCTCTGTTAACCCAGTTGATTGAAGATGAGATCAAGGATCATTATCTGCTGGATCTGGTTGCTAAGGAAGCCGGGGTCGATCGTGAAGATATTCTGGATATGGACTTGAACGTTTATTGTAGTGAAGAAGGTATGTTGGTTGGCTCAAAAGAGGAATTCATCTCCTGTCCGAGAATCGACGATCTGTCCATGGTATATGCTGCTATGGAAGCTATTGTAGGGTCGAAGCATAAGGACGGGATCAACATGGTGGCATTTATGGATAATGAGGAAATCGGTTCTATGACAAGGCAAGGTGCTGATTCCATGATGTTGAGCAGTATTTTGGAAAGAATCCATATGAGTACGGAGAGAAGGGAGCAACAATCCATCTCTCGGGCAATGAACTTCTTTGTTATCTCAGCTGACTGTGCCCATGGTTTGCATCCCAATTACGGTGAAAAGAGCGATATCACCAACAAGCCTGTAATGAACAAAGGGATGGCTATTAAGATTAGTTGTAATCGTTCCTATGCATCTGAAGTGGAGACGATTGCAGCTTTTCAGCAATTGTGTGACAAAGCCAATGTGAAGTATCAAAAATTTGTGAACCATTCCGATCAACCAGGAGGAACGACCTTGGGTCCTTTGCTTAGCAAATATGTGCCTGTTCATGTGGTAGATGTAGGAGTGCCGATGTTGGCAATGCATTCAACCAGGGAGCTGATGGGAAAACAGGACTTCTTGGATTCCATCAAGATATTCAATATATTTTTCCAATTGGAAGAGTGA
- a CDS encoding GNAT family N-acetyltransferase yields the protein MFFTESYSAQYESNLTLRDGSVVFLRPIKATNGDLVIDRVEKLSSNSKYLRFLRSLGSLSETLLYQLTHVNYISEFALVATINEGGDERIIAVARYAYSSEDNNTELAVTVRDDWQHRGLGKSLLGRIVEIGKEHGISQYVAIIAPQNKIIISTLIKLGYNVNCSLKSGIFHVVIAV from the coding sequence ATGTTTTTCACTGAAAGCTATTCAGCACAATATGAAAGCAACCTTACACTTAGGGATGGAAGTGTAGTCTTTCTTAGACCCATAAAAGCAACTAATGGAGATCTAGTTATTGACCGAGTTGAAAAGTTATCTTCAAATTCTAAATATTTACGTTTTCTAAGATCCCTTGGTTCCTTATCTGAAACTTTGCTTTACCAACTTACACATGTTAATTACATAAGCGAATTTGCATTAGTTGCAACAATCAATGAAGGCGGAGATGAACGAATTATTGCAGTAGCTCGTTACGCTTATTCATCTGAAGACAATAATACAGAACTTGCTGTTACTGTTCGTGATGACTGGCAGCATCGTGGACTTGGCAAATCATTATTGGGAAGAATTGTTGAGATCGGCAAAGAGCACGGTATTTCTCAATATGTTGCTATAATTGCGCCCCAGAATAAGATAATAATAAGCACACTAATAAAGCTTGGTTATAATGTGAATTGTTCTCTAAAAAGTGGAATATTTCATGTGGTAATCGCTGTTTGA